A single genomic interval of Chryseobacterium paludis harbors:
- a CDS encoding low affinity iron permease family protein has protein sequence MKNNFFDKFADKAVYFTGSAAAFILASILVIVWAATGPLFKFSETWQMVINTGTTIVTFLMVFLIQKAQNKDSKAIQIKLNELISAHEHASNRIVDIEDLTEDELDELHKFYEKLGKFSKKESDTSKFQADKTPFD, from the coding sequence ATGAAAAATAATTTTTTTGACAAATTTGCTGATAAGGCTGTTTATTTCACTGGAAGTGCTGCCGCATTTATTTTAGCCAGTATCCTGGTAATCGTATGGGCAGCAACAGGTCCGTTATTTAAATTTTCAGAAACCTGGCAAATGGTCATTAATACGGGAACAACCATCGTAACTTTCCTAATGGTATTCCTGATTCAAAAAGCGCAAAATAAAGATTCAAAAGCGATTCAAATCAAACTTAATGAACTGATCTCAGCTCATGAACACGCCAGCAATCGTATAGTGGATATTGAAGATTTGACGGAAGATGAACTGGATGAATTGCATAAGTTTTATGAGAAACTGGGTAAATTTTCGAAAAAGGAATCTGACACTTCCAAATTTCAGGCAGATAAAACGCCCTTCGATTGA
- a CDS encoding DUF6766 family protein, producing the protein MSKNSFFYRNSLSIVFLSLMLICLIGQFFAGWATENKELADEGGALLALGDYIHSGHFIQATFENWESEFLQMTLYVLLTISLRQKGSSESKSLEKQEDVDKEPRAHSRAPWPVKKGGVWLTIYKHSLSLAFAILFLLSFMLHFYGSLKAYNAEQVLKNKPLSSAQEYLTESRFWFESFQNWQSEFLSVAAIVILSIWLREKGSPESKPVDMAHDETP; encoded by the coding sequence ATGTCAAAAAATAGTTTTTTCTATCGCAATAGTTTAAGCATTGTTTTTCTTTCCTTAATGCTTATATGTCTTATTGGTCAGTTTTTCGCAGGCTGGGCCACGGAAAACAAAGAATTGGCAGATGAGGGAGGGGCTTTACTTGCTTTGGGTGATTACATTCATAGTGGGCATTTTATTCAGGCTACTTTTGAAAACTGGGAGAGTGAATTTTTACAAATGACTTTATATGTCCTGCTTACCATATCATTAAGACAAAAGGGTTCCAGCGAATCAAAATCACTGGAAAAACAAGAAGATGTTGATAAAGAGCCACGCGCTCATTCCAGGGCCCCATGGCCGGTAAAAAAAGGGGGAGTCTGGCTTACTATATATAAACATTCTTTATCACTGGCTTTTGCCATATTGTTTTTACTGAGCTTTATGCTTCATTTTTACGGAAGTCTGAAAGCTTATAATGCAGAGCAGGTTTTAAAAAACAAGCCTCTTTCTTCGGCTCAGGAATATTTGACGGAGTCAAGATTTTGGTTTGAATCCTTTCAGAACTGGCAGAGTGAATTCCTATCTGTTGCTGCAATAGTTATTCTGTCAATATGGTTGAGAGAGAAAGGATCTCCGGAATCAAAACCTGTAGACATGGCTCATGATGAAACTCCTTAA
- a CDS encoding SDR family oxidoreductase codes for MGELKLYNKSVLITGADSGIGKAVALLFAKEGANIAIIYHTDDKNAEKTKNDIILLGRKSIIFRGDINDYEFCKKTVEKVISEIGSIDILVNNAGVQFPSDSIEQLKEENIRKTFDSNIVGMILLTKVVFPYLKEGSSVINTTSAVAYQGHEELLDYSATKGAIVSFTRSLALQSKSKGIRINAVAPGPVATPLTKETFDEEKEDPNKPPFQRNAKPEEVAGSFLFLASQDSVQITGQVLHPNGGLIVNG; via the coding sequence ATGGGAGAATTAAAACTATATAATAAGTCAGTCCTCATTACAGGGGCTGATAGTGGAATTGGTAAAGCTGTTGCCTTGTTATTTGCTAAGGAAGGAGCCAATATTGCGATTATCTACCACACGGATGACAAAAATGCTGAAAAGACTAAAAATGATATCATACTTTTGGGTAGAAAATCAATTATTTTCCGCGGTGATATTAATGATTATGAATTTTGTAAAAAGACCGTTGAAAAAGTAATTTCAGAAATTGGAAGTATTGATATACTAGTCAACAACGCGGGAGTACAGTTTCCCTCAGACAGTATTGAACAATTAAAAGAGGAAAATATCAGAAAAACTTTTGATTCCAATATTGTCGGAATGATTTTATTGACAAAAGTAGTTTTTCCTTATTTAAAAGAGGGTAGTAGTGTTATCAATACTACTTCGGCGGTTGCTTACCAGGGACATGAAGAACTTTTGGATTATTCTGCGACAAAAGGTGCAATAGTATCATTTACGCGCTCTCTGGCACTACAGTCAAAATCAAAGGGAATCCGTATCAATGCAGTTGCTCCAGGCCCTGTTGCAACACCTCTTACAAAAGAAACTTTTGATGAAGAAAAAGAAGATCCCAATAAGCCGCCTTTCCAAAGAAATGCAAAGCCAGAAGAAGTCGCCGGTAGTTTTTTGTTTTTGGCAAGCCAAGATTCAGTACAAATAACCGGACAGGTTCTTCATCCAAATGGAGGACTCATTGTGAATGGATAA
- a CDS encoding T9SS type A sorting domain-containing protein translates to MKKKLTSLLSLLIGFFGFSQTEVFFKYDEAGNQRYRGPDANAKQTSEILSKTESKTISLATAQVMDEKTFWKQIRLYPVPVNDLLTIDWTEETDGLIEDISLFQHSTVHWKFQQQNIPSLNRQLKINMSGYDWGVYILRFTLKDGRIFSKNITKR, encoded by the coding sequence ATGAAAAAAAAACTAACTTCCTTACTTTCCTTATTAATAGGGTTCTTTGGATTTTCCCAAACTGAAGTCTTCTTCAAATATGATGAGGCTGGCAATCAACGCTATCGGGGTCCTGATGCAAATGCAAAACAGACATCTGAAATTTTATCAAAAACTGAATCTAAAACAATTTCTTTAGCCACGGCGCAAGTCATGGATGAGAAAACATTTTGGAAACAGATACGATTGTATCCTGTTCCGGTTAATGACCTGCTTACAATAGATTGGACGGAAGAGACAGATGGACTGATAGAAGATATTTCATTGTTTCAACACAGTACCGTACACTGGAAGTTTCAACAGCAGAACATCCCAAGTCTAAACCGCCAGCTGAAAATTAATATGTCAGGTTATGATTGGGGCGTATATATCTTACGTTTTACATTGAAGGATGGAAGGATTTTTAGTAAAAACATTACAAAACGTTAA